A region from the Acidiferrobacter sp. SPIII_3 genome encodes:
- the nifT gene encoding putative nitrogen fixation protein NifT has protein sequence MKVMIRKNRDGVLSAYVAKKDLEEPIVAMELAAMWGGRVTLANGWQLELPALAAETALPITVEARRIGEA, from the coding sequence ATGAAGGTCATGATTCGCAAAAACCGCGACGGGGTGCTGTCCGCCTATGTTGCCAAGAAGGATCTCGAGGAGCCGATCGTGGCCATGGAGCTGGCGGCCATGTGGGGTGGCCGCGTCACGCTTGCCAACGGCTGGCAGCTGGAACTGCCGGCGCTGGCGGCGGAGACCGCGCTGCCGATCACAGTCGAGGCCCGGCGCATCGGAGAGGCATAA
- a CDS encoding nitrogen fixation protein NifZ has translation MKINRDSDTVELNGPPQFEYGQKVRSRKTVRNDGTFPGKDIGDILVKKGDEGYVTSIGTFLQQFYIYGVDFVANGYRVGMKARELEGMRPVDGADVGC, from the coding sequence GTGAAGATCAATCGGGACAGCGACACGGTGGAGTTGAACGGGCCACCACAATTCGAGTACGGGCAGAAGGTCCGCTCGCGTAAGACCGTGCGTAACGACGGCACCTTCCCTGGAAAGGACATAGGCGACATCCTCGTGAAGAAGGGTGATGAGGGTTATGTGACGAGCATCGGGACCTTTTTGCAGCAGTTCTATATCTACGGCGTGGATTTCGTGGCCAACGGCTATCGGGTGGGCATGAAGGCGCGGGAGCTCGAGGGCATGAGGCCCGTCGACGGCGCGGACGTGGGGTGTTGA
- the nifB gene encoding nitrogenase cofactor biosynthesis protein NifB, whose translation MESKGYWDALPPQASSDATASPTLDHKGCGASGGAGKASCGSSMAPEDMAPGVWEKVKNHPCYSEEAHHHYARMHVAVAPACNIQCNYCNRKYDCANESRPGVVSERLTPEQAARKTLAVASAIPQMTVLGIAGPGDPLANPEKTFKTFELIAREAPDIKLCLSTNGLALPDYIDRIKDLNVDHVTITINMVDPDIGARIYPWIYYRHKRYVGREAAQILHERQMQGLEMLTERGILCKVNSVMIPGINDQHLVLVNKAVKSRGAFLHNIMPLISAPEHGTVFGLAGQRGPTAQELKALQDRCEGQMNMMRHCRQCRADAVGLLGEDRSSEFTTEKVMEMDLAYDGAARRAYQEAVEDQRHEKVAAREAELAGVRDRGADIAILVAVATKGEGRVNEHFGHAKEFQVYEVSAMGAKFVGHRRVDLYCQGGYGEEDTLPTIIRALNDCTAVLVAKIGGCPRATLKEAGIEPVDSCAHEFIDAAAIAYYKGYIDRIEKGEITPILKGDAAIRQGAYVAA comes from the coding sequence CCGGAGGACATGGCCCCGGGCGTCTGGGAGAAGGTCAAGAATCACCCCTGTTACAGCGAGGAGGCGCACCATCACTATGCGCGCATGCATGTGGCGGTGGCGCCCGCCTGCAATATCCAGTGCAACTATTGCAATCGCAAGTATGACTGCGCCAACGAATCGCGTCCGGGCGTGGTGAGCGAGCGCCTGACCCCAGAGCAGGCCGCGCGCAAGACCCTGGCCGTGGCGAGCGCCATACCGCAGATGACCGTCCTTGGCATCGCCGGCCCCGGCGATCCGCTGGCCAATCCCGAAAAGACCTTCAAGACCTTCGAACTCATTGCGCGCGAGGCCCCGGACATCAAGCTCTGTCTGTCGACAAACGGGCTCGCGCTCCCCGATTATATCGACCGGATCAAGGACCTGAACGTCGATCATGTGACCATCACCATCAACATGGTCGACCCGGACATCGGCGCCCGGATCTACCCCTGGATCTATTACCGGCATAAGCGCTATGTCGGACGCGAGGCCGCCCAGATCCTCCACGAGCGGCAGATGCAGGGCCTGGAGATGCTCACCGAGCGCGGCATCCTCTGCAAGGTCAATTCGGTCATGATTCCGGGGATCAACGATCAGCACCTGGTCTTGGTCAACAAGGCCGTGAAGTCGCGCGGCGCGTTCCTGCACAACATCATGCCGCTCATCTCCGCGCCCGAGCACGGGACGGTGTTCGGTCTTGCCGGGCAACGGGGCCCCACCGCCCAGGAACTGAAGGCCCTGCAGGACCGTTGCGAGGGCCAGATGAACATGATGCGTCACTGCCGGCAGTGCCGGGCGGATGCCGTGGGCCTGTTGGGCGAGGACCGGTCATCGGAGTTCACCACCGAAAAGGTCATGGAGATGGATCTCGCCTATGACGGCGCGGCGCGCCGCGCCTATCAAGAGGCGGTGGAGGACCAGAGGCACGAGAAGGTCGCCGCCAGGGAGGCGGAACTCGCGGGTGTCCGTGACCGGGGCGCCGATATCGCGATCCTGGTGGCGGTGGCCACGAAGGGCGAGGGACGTGTGAATGAACACTTCGGACATGCCAAGGAGTTCCAGGTCTACGAGGTGAGCGCCATGGGCGCCAAGTTCGTGGGCCACCGCCGCGTGGATCTGTACTGCCAGGGCGGCTACGGCGAGGAGGACACGCTGCCGACCATCATCCGCGCGCTGAACGACTGCACGGCGGTGCTTGTCGCCAAGATCGGCGGCTGCCCGCGCGCGACCTTGAAGGAGGCGGGAATAGAGCCGGTCGACTCGTGTGCGCATGAGTTCATAGACGCCGCGGCCATCGCCTACTACAAAGGCTACATAGACCGGATCGAGAAAGGCGAGATCACGCCCATCCTTAAGGGCGACGCGGCGATCCGCCAGGGCGCGTACGTCGCCGCCTGA
- the nifH gene encoding nitrogenase iron protein, whose translation MTGLRQIAFYGKGGIGKSTTSQNTLAALAEMGQKILIVGCDPKADSTRLILHAKAQDTILSLAASAGSVEDLELEDVMKIGYRDIRCVESGGPEPGVGCAGRGVITSINFLEEEGAYDGADYVSYDVLGDVVCGGFAMPIRENKAQEIYIVMSGEMMAMYAANNISKGILKYANSGGVRLGGLVCNERQTDKEYELAESLAKKLNSRLIHFVPRDNVVQHAELRRMTVLEYAPDSKQADEYRTLAAKIHENVGKGTIPTPITMDELEDLLMEHGIMKAVDESIVGKSAAECAVA comes from the coding sequence ATGACGGGATTACGACAAATCGCTTTCTATGGCAAGGGTGGCATCGGCAAGTCGACGACCTCCCAGAACACCTTGGCGGCGCTCGCCGAGATGGGCCAGAAGATCCTCATCGTCGGGTGCGATCCTAAGGCCGATTCGACGCGTCTCATTTTGCACGCCAAGGCCCAGGACACGATCCTGAGCCTTGCGGCCTCCGCCGGCAGCGTCGAGGACCTGGAGCTGGAGGACGTCATGAAGATCGGCTACCGGGACATCCGTTGCGTGGAGTCCGGTGGCCCGGAGCCGGGCGTCGGCTGCGCCGGCCGGGGTGTCATAACTTCCATCAATTTCCTCGAGGAGGAGGGCGCCTATGACGGTGCCGACTATGTCTCCTACGATGTGTTGGGTGATGTCGTGTGCGGCGGCTTTGCCATGCCGATCCGCGAGAACAAGGCCCAGGAGATCTATATCGTGATGTCCGGCGAGATGATGGCCATGTATGCCGCCAACAACATCTCGAAGGGCATTCTGAAGTATGCCAATTCAGGCGGCGTGCGCCTGGGCGGCCTCGTCTGCAATGAGCGCCAGACCGACAAGGAGTATGAGCTCGCCGAGTCGTTGGCAAAGAAGCTGAACAGCAGGCTGATTCATTTCGTGCCGCGCGACAACGTCGTGCAGCATGCCGAGCTGCGGCGCATGACGGTCCTGGAGTACGCGCCTGATTCCAAGCAGGCCGATGAGTATCGGACCTTGGCCGCCAAGATCCACGAAAACGTGGGCAAGGGCACCATCCCCACGCCGATCACCATGGACGAGCTCGAGGATCTGCTCATGGAGCACGGCATCATGAAGGCGGTGGACGAGTCCATCGTGGGCAAGTCGGCCGCCGAGTGCGCGGTGGCCTGA
- a CDS encoding iron-sulfur cluster assembly accessory protein, which yields MTITPSALKFMRRLLRMSGNPSSGIRLLATPGGCSGTSVEFSVEASGFEGDVTVEHEGLSIHMPPPTQELLDRCTLDFSDTPHSSGFTVLDPKGGGCGCSTAGEGAAVVDISRLRRGF from the coding sequence ATGACGATTACTCCATCCGCGCTCAAGTTCATGCGTCGCCTGCTGCGCATGAGCGGCAATCCCTCATCCGGGATCCGCTTGCTCGCCACCCCCGGTGGCTGTTCCGGGACGAGTGTCGAGTTCAGCGTCGAGGCCTCGGGATTCGAGGGTGATGTGACGGTCGAGCATGAGGGCCTCTCCATCCATATGCCACCCCCGACCCAGGAGCTGCTGGACCGCTGCACCCTGGATTTTTCGGACACACCCCATTCCTCGGGTTTCACGGTCCTCGATCCGAAGGGTGGCGGCTGCGGCTGTTCGACCGCTGGCGAGGGAGCGGCGGTCGTCGATATCAGTCGGCTAAGGCGCGGTTTCTGA
- a CDS encoding DegT/DnrJ/EryC1/StrS aminotransferase family protein has translation MSDFKIRAEVWDVTPADRERLHAVARQGPALQEAAIAALETHVAAALGRRHALAFANAACGLQGILKAYGIGPGDEIIVPAYSWHEIARVIWQVGASPVFADIDYWSGTLNPEKAAARIGPATRAILAANTNGHPADWEALRAVAGRHGLLLIEDSTEALGSAYDGTPVGRFGDASLFDFRARGPVACGAGGLVLTDDTRLVESLRQGPAGGPHAPMSALTAALLHAQWGRLEAMLAARTRVTALYARYIRSFEGIKDPYTGPRVTAHHPFTFLVHLGARFSRQARDAIVCDLRADGIEARPYATPLYRDIHCRQKGFSGAGCGITDKIADRGIVLPFHAELAEEDIALIVETLKDASINVGAGSAIYL, from the coding sequence ATGAGCGATTTCAAGATCCGCGCCGAGGTCTGGGATGTCACGCCCGCCGATCGCGAGCGCCTGCACGCCGTGGCGCGCCAAGGCCCGGCCCTTCAAGAAGCGGCGATCGCGGCCCTCGAGACCCACGTCGCGGCCGCCCTCGGGAGGCGCCATGCGCTGGCATTCGCCAATGCCGCCTGCGGGCTTCAGGGCATTCTCAAGGCCTACGGCATCGGGCCGGGCGATGAGATCATCGTCCCGGCCTATTCATGGCACGAGATCGCGCGCGTGATCTGGCAGGTCGGCGCCTCACCCGTGTTCGCCGATATCGACTACTGGTCCGGCACCCTCAATCCGGAAAAGGCCGCCGCCAGAATTGGACCGGCGACGCGGGCGATCCTGGCTGCCAACACCAACGGTCATCCCGCGGATTGGGAGGCATTACGCGCCGTGGCCGGGCGCCATGGCCTTCTGCTCATCGAGGATTCGACGGAGGCGCTGGGCTCAGCTTACGATGGCACGCCCGTAGGCCGTTTCGGCGACGCGAGCCTTTTCGATTTCCGCGCCCGCGGGCCGGTGGCGTGCGGTGCCGGGGGCCTGGTCTTGACCGACGACACACGGCTGGTGGAGTCGCTGCGCCAGGGCCCGGCCGGCGGTCCCCACGCCCCCATGAGCGCCCTCACGGCGGCCTTGCTGCATGCGCAATGGGGGCGTCTGGAGGCCATGCTCGCCGCGCGCACCCGCGTCACGGCGCTTTATGCCCGCTATATCCGTTCCTTCGAGGGCATCAAGGATCCGTACACCGGACCGCGCGTCACGGCCCACCATCCGTTTACGTTTCTCGTCCATCTGGGCGCCCGTTTCAGTCGGCAGGCACGCGACGCCATCGTCTGCGATCTGCGCGCGGATGGCATCGAGGCGCGTCCCTACGCAACCCCGCTCTATCGGGATATTCACTGCCGGCAGAAGGGTTTTTCGGGGGCCGGGTGCGGGATCACCGACAAGATCGCGGATCGCGGCATCGTGCTTCCATTCCATGCCGAGCTTGCCGAGGAGGACATAGCGCTCATCGTCGAGACCTTGAAGGATGCCTCCATCAATGTCGGTGCGGGATCGGCGATTTATCTTTGA
- a CDS encoding 4Fe-4S dicluster domain-containing protein, with amino-acid sequence MQRHEETTMPYKIISSQCTACSACEPECPNNAIREKDGTYIIKPEKCTECVGYFDDPQCVAVCPVEDTCVIDKSVPRYQA; translated from the coding sequence ATCCAAAGACACGAGGAGACAACGATGCCATACAAGATCATAAGCTCGCAGTGCACGGCCTGTTCGGCCTGCGAACCCGAATGCCCCAACAATGCCATCCGGGAAAAGGATGGCACGTACATCATAAAGCCCGAGAAGTGCACGGAGTGTGTCGGATATTTCGATGATCCGCAATGCGTGGCGGTGTGCCCGGTCGAGGACACTTGCGTGATCGACAAAAGCGTCCCGCGTTATCAGGCTTGA
- the nifD gene encoding nitrogenase molybdenum-iron protein alpha chain has protein sequence MDLTPDEVRARNSEVISEALSVYPEKTAKKRAKHLNVYEGDKPDCGVKSNIKSVPGVMTIRGCAYAGSKGVVWGPIKDMVHISHGPVGCGQYSWAARRNYYIGVTGVDTFVTMQFTSDFQEKDIVFGGDKKLDKILDEIQTLFPLNHGITIQSECPIGLIGDDIEAVAKKKSKEYDGKTIVPVRCEGFRGVSQSLGHHIANDAVRDWVFEKGADKVVPFEGTPYDVAIIGDYNIGGDAWSSRILLEEMGLRVIAQWSGDGSLAELENTPKAKLNILHCYRSMNYISRYMEEKFGIPWVEYNFFGPSKVAESLRAIASHFDDRIKEGAERVIAKYQPLMDAVIAKYKPRLEGKKVMLYVGGLRPRHVIGAYEDLGMEVIGTGYEFGHNDDYQRTTHYVKDGTLIYDDVTGYEFEKFVDRLQPDLVGSGIKEKYVFQKMGVPFRQMHSWDYSGPYHGYDGFAIFARDMDMAINNPVWGLTKAPWNAGQ, from the coding sequence ATGGATCTGACACCAGACGAAGTAAGGGCCCGCAATTCCGAGGTCATCTCGGAGGCGCTTTCGGTTTATCCGGAGAAAACCGCCAAGAAGCGTGCCAAGCACTTGAATGTCTATGAGGGCGACAAGCCCGACTGCGGCGTGAAATCCAACATCAAGTCGGTGCCGGGCGTCATGACGATCCGCGGCTGCGCGTACGCGGGCTCCAAGGGCGTCGTGTGGGGGCCCATCAAGGACATGGTCCACATATCCCACGGCCCGGTCGGGTGCGGTCAATACTCCTGGGCGGCGCGGCGCAACTATTACATCGGCGTCACCGGCGTAGATACCTTCGTGACCATGCAGTTTACGTCCGACTTCCAGGAAAAGGACATCGTCTTCGGCGGCGACAAGAAGCTCGACAAGATCCTAGACGAGATCCAGACCCTGTTCCCGCTGAACCACGGCATCACCATTCAATCCGAGTGCCCCATAGGGCTTATCGGCGACGACATCGAGGCGGTCGCCAAGAAGAAGTCCAAGGAGTACGACGGCAAGACCATAGTGCCGGTGCGCTGCGAGGGCTTCCGCGGGGTGTCGCAATCCCTGGGTCATCACATCGCCAACGACGCGGTCCGGGACTGGGTCTTCGAGAAGGGCGCGGACAAGGTAGTACCCTTCGAGGGCACACCCTATGACGTGGCCATCATCGGTGATTACAACATCGGGGGCGATGCCTGGTCGTCGCGCATCCTGCTGGAGGAGATGGGGCTTCGCGTGATCGCCCAGTGGTCTGGAGACGGGAGCCTGGCCGAACTCGAGAATACCCCCAAGGCCAAGCTCAACATCCTGCATTGCTATCGTTCCATGAATTACATCTCCCGCTACATGGAGGAAAAGTTCGGCATCCCGTGGGTGGAGTACAACTTCTTTGGCCCATCGAAGGTGGCCGAGTCGCTGCGCGCCATAGCCAGCCACTTCGACGACCGCATCAAGGAAGGGGCGGAGCGCGTCATCGCCAAGTACCAGCCGCTCATGGACGCGGTCATCGCCAAATACAAACCGCGCCTCGAAGGCAAGAAGGTCATGCTCTATGTCGGTGGGTTGAGGCCGCGCCATGTCATAGGTGCCTACGAGGATCTCGGCATGGAGGTCATCGGAACGGGCTACGAGTTCGGGCACAACGACGACTATCAGCGCACCACCCATTACGTGAAGGACGGCACGCTGATCTACGACGATGTGACCGGCTACGAGTTCGAGAAGTTCGTCGATCGCCTGCAGCCGGATCTCGTGGGCTCTGGGATCAAGGAGAAGTATGTCTTCCAGAAGATGGGCGTGCCCTTCCGCCAGATGCACTCCTGGGATTACTCGGGCCCCTACCATGGTTACGACGGTTTCGCGATCTTCGCCCGCGACATGGACATGGCGATCAACAACCCGGTGTGGGGTCTCACCAAGGCCCCCTGGAATGCGGGGCAATAG
- a CDS encoding SIR2 family protein, with amino-acid sequence MIIPGDLYEALAVGRLIPYIGPGVLALDPACPLPATPEALVSRLVARAAVPHKIRANLTAAAQFIENFKHRKTVNTLMRDAFAGHAAPNALHGWLAASGFPLIVHAWYDDLVRAGLAARGDDWGLVQAVSQAEHYGTWVHYFRHDGTRVDRADGASWATLVYEPFGALNPSCNFLVSDSDFVEVLTEIDIQTPIPRELQTLRQDRGFLFLGCRFTTQLERAFARQIMKRSRGPHWAVLPGTLTRNESRFLTEQSITPVIVDLAAFAHALADLKPALQASAAS; translated from the coding sequence ATGATCATTCCCGGCGATCTGTACGAGGCCCTGGCCGTGGGCCGGCTCATTCCCTACATAGGTCCGGGGGTGCTCGCGCTCGATCCCGCCTGCCCGCTCCCGGCGACCCCCGAGGCGCTGGTCTCGCGGCTCGTGGCGCGCGCCGCGGTCCCGCACAAGATTCGCGCCAATCTCACCGCCGCCGCCCAGTTCATCGAGAACTTCAAACATCGCAAGACCGTGAACACCCTGATGCGCGATGCGTTCGCCGGGCACGCCGCGCCCAACGCCCTGCACGGCTGGCTCGCGGCATCCGGGTTTCCGCTCATAGTGCACGCCTGGTACGACGACCTCGTCCGCGCCGGCTTGGCGGCGCGGGGGGACGATTGGGGCCTGGTGCAGGCGGTCAGCCAGGCCGAGCATTACGGCACGTGGGTTCATTATTTCCGGCATGATGGCACGCGCGTGGACCGCGCCGACGGTGCCTCGTGGGCGACACTCGTCTACGAGCCGTTCGGCGCCCTCAATCCTTCGTGCAATTTCCTGGTATCGGACTCGGACTTCGTCGAGGTCCTGACCGAGATCGACATCCAGACGCCGATTCCCCGGGAGTTGCAGACGCTGCGCCAGGATCGTGGCTTTTTGTTTCTCGGCTGCCGCTTCACGACCCAGCTCGAGCGGGCCTTCGCGCGCCAGATCATGAAGCGCTCGCGCGGGCCGCACTGGGCGGTATTGCCGGGCACCTTGACGCGCAACGAGTCCCGCTTCCTGACCGAGCAGTCGATAACGCCAGTTATCGTGGATCTCGCCGCCTTCGCGCACGCGCTTGCGGATTTGAAGCCCGCGCTCCAGGCATCCGCGGCCTCGTGA
- a CDS encoding cysteine desulfurase family protein, producing the protein MTEKAAADIYLDNNATGAVARECLEAMLACLRPGIGNPSSRHAAGLRAKSFLQEARGEIAALVGARPQEIVFTSSGTEANHTAILGVLARYPHRRHIVTSTVEHPSTLMLLRHLEETGIRISRVPVDTEGRLDPEAVRAALAPDTALVTLMWANNETGVLFPIAAIAETIRASGVPFHVDAVQAAGRVAIDVTQVPVDMLSLSGHKLHGPPGAGALFVRKGFRIAPLLWGHQERRMRGGTENLPAIVGFGSACALAREDLEVQARRVRGLRDDLERGIIACFPAARIHGAGAPRLPNTSNVGFGTLDGEQIMDALDRHGVAVSLGAACAAGGREPSHVLTAMGLERRAALGAIRFSFGRYNTGACVERVLTLLPGILGEVAARAA; encoded by the coding sequence ATGACCGAAAAAGCGGCGGCCGATATCTATCTCGACAATAACGCCACCGGGGCGGTGGCCCGTGAGTGCCTGGAGGCCATGCTCGCCTGCCTGCGGCCTGGTATCGGCAATCCGTCCAGCAGGCATGCCGCCGGCCTGCGTGCCAAGAGTTTTCTTCAGGAGGCGCGCGGCGAGATCGCGGCGCTCGTAGGCGCGCGGCCGCAGGAGATCGTGTTCACGAGCTCCGGCACCGAGGCCAACCATACGGCCATCCTCGGCGTCCTTGCCCGGTACCCGCACCGAAGACATATCGTCACGAGCACGGTCGAGCACCCCTCGACGCTGATGCTGCTGCGCCACCTGGAGGAAACGGGGATTCGCATCTCCCGTGTCCCGGTCGACACGGAAGGCAGGCTCGATCCCGAGGCGGTACGCGCCGCGCTCGCGCCCGATACCGCGCTCGTCACGCTCATGTGGGCCAACAACGAGACCGGCGTGTTGTTTCCGATCGCGGCCATCGCCGAGACGATCCGTGCGTCGGGTGTGCCATTCCATGTGGACGCGGTACAGGCGGCCGGCCGAGTCGCGATCGATGTGACACAAGTACCGGTCGACATGTTGTCCCTGTCCGGCCATAAACTGCACGGACCTCCCGGGGCCGGGGCGCTGTTCGTGCGCAAGGGGTTCAGAATTGCGCCGCTTCTGTGGGGACACCAGGAGCGGCGGATGCGCGGCGGGACCGAAAACCTGCCGGCCATCGTGGGTTTCGGGAGCGCCTGTGCGCTGGCCCGCGAGGATCTGGAGGTGCAGGCCCGGCGTGTGCGTGGGCTGCGCGACGACCTTGAGCGGGGCATCATCGCGTGCTTCCCCGCGGCCAGGATCCATGGGGCCGGGGCGCCGCGCTTGCCCAATACCAGCAATGTCGGTTTCGGGACGTTGGATGGCGAACAAATCATGGACGCCCTCGATCGTCATGGCGTGGCCGTCTCCCTGGGGGCGGCGTGCGCGGCCGGCGGGCGCGAGCCGTCGCACGTCTTGACCGCCATGGGGCTCGAGCGGCGCGCGGCCCTGGGGGCGATCCGCTTTTCGTTTGGGCGTTATAACACAGGGGCTTGCGTCGAGCGGGTCTTGACCCTGCTCCCCGGCATCCTGGGCGAGGTAGCCGCGCGCGCGGCGTAG
- the nifK gene encoding nitrogenase molybdenum-iron protein subunit beta produces MSQNAEKVLDHFTLFRSPEYVDMFENKKAFENAVPVAELQKAVDWTKTREYRELNFAREALVVNPAKACQPLGAVFAAVGFEGTLPFVHGSQGCVAYYRSHFSRHFKEPTSCVSSSMTEDAAVFGGLNNMIDGLANAYNLYKPKMIAVSTTCMAEVIGDDLNAFIKTAKEKGSVPQAFDVPFTHTPAFVGSHITGYDNTMKSILEHFWDGKAGTEAPLTRAPRDSINFIGGFDGYAIGNLREVKRLLGLMGIDYTILGDNSDVWDTPTDGQFRMYDGGTTLADAAAAVHAKATVSMQEFCTPKTLAYIAKKGQEVVAFNHPMGVAGTDRFLMEVARLSGRAIPEEIARERGRLVDAIADSSAHIHGKRFALYGDPDLTLGLAAFLLELGAEPVHILATNGTPEWGARVQALLDSSPFGKGCHAYPGRDLWHMRSLLFTEPVDFLIGNTYGKFLERDTKTPLIRIGFPIFDRHHHHRYPLWGYQGAMNTLVKILDKIFDVTDADTNIPGKTDYSFDIIR; encoded by the coding sequence ATGAGCCAGAATGCGGAAAAAGTCCTCGACCATTTCACGCTGTTCCGGTCCCCGGAATACGTGGACATGTTCGAAAACAAAAAGGCCTTCGAGAACGCCGTCCCGGTGGCCGAACTTCAAAAGGCCGTCGACTGGACCAAGACCCGGGAATACCGCGAGCTGAATTTCGCGCGCGAGGCCCTGGTCGTGAACCCCGCCAAGGCCTGCCAGCCCCTGGGGGCGGTGTTCGCGGCGGTGGGCTTCGAGGGGACCTTGCCGTTCGTGCACGGGTCGCAGGGCTGCGTCGCTTATTACCGCAGCCACTTCAGCCGGCATTTCAAGGAGCCCACATCGTGCGTATCGTCATCGATGACCGAGGACGCCGCGGTGTTCGGGGGTCTGAACAACATGATCGACGGGCTGGCGAACGCCTATAACCTCTATAAGCCGAAGATGATCGCGGTCTCGACGACGTGCATGGCCGAGGTGATAGGCGACGACCTGAACGCGTTCATAAAGACCGCCAAGGAGAAGGGCTCCGTGCCGCAGGCCTTCGATGTCCCGTTCACGCACACGCCGGCGTTCGTGGGTAGCCATATCACGGGTTACGACAATACCATGAAGAGCATCCTCGAGCATTTCTGGGATGGCAAGGCCGGGACCGAGGCCCCGCTTACGCGCGCGCCGCGCGACAGCATCAACTTCATCGGAGGCTTCGATGGTTATGCCATCGGCAACCTGCGCGAGGTGAAGCGCCTCTTGGGTCTCATGGGCATCGACTATACGATCCTCGGGGACAACAGTGACGTATGGGATACCCCGACCGACGGCCAGTTCCGCATGTATGACGGCGGCACGACGCTCGCCGACGCCGCGGCCGCCGTGCATGCCAAGGCCACGGTCTCCATGCAGGAGTTCTGTACGCCGAAGACGCTCGCCTATATCGCGAAGAAGGGCCAGGAGGTCGTGGCCTTCAATCACCCCATGGGGGTGGCCGGGACCGATCGCTTCCTTATGGAGGTGGCGCGGCTTTCGGGGCGGGCGATCCCCGAGGAGATCGCCCGCGAACGGGGGCGGCTCGTCGACGCCATTGCCGATTCCTCGGCGCATATCCATGGCAAGCGCTTTGCGCTCTACGGGGACCCGGATCTCACCCTCGGGCTTGCGGCCTTTCTGCTGGAGCTCGGCGCCGAGCCCGTGCACATCCTGGCCACCAATGGCACGCCGGAGTGGGGCGCGCGCGTGCAGGCGTTGTTGGATTCCTCGCCGTTTGGCAAGGGCTGCCACGCCTACCCGGGGCGCGATCTCTGGCATATGCGTTCACTCTTGTTCACCGAGCCCGTCGATTTCCTGATCGGCAACACCTACGGGAAGTTTCTTGAGCGCGACACGAAGACGCCCTTGATCCGCATAGGCTTCCCGATCTTTGACCGGCATCACCACCATCGCTATCCGCTGTGGGGTTACCAAGGCGCCATGAACACGCTCGTGAAGATCCTCGACAAGATCTTCGATGTGACCGATGCCGACACGAACATACCGGGCAAGACCGACTACAGCTTCGACATCATCCGGTAG